A window from Pseudoliparis swirei isolate HS2019 ecotype Mariana Trench chromosome 17, NWPU_hadal_v1, whole genome shotgun sequence encodes these proteins:
- the cuedc2 gene encoding CUE domain-containing protein 2, whose protein sequence is MDLHKIIHSALHEFIQAYIPDADLSTLDDVLLSYITGVLEDLGSQMSVEENFGVEDFVEMLEAYIPGFAEVDSVKVCEMMFNLASKLASARTSEQLKLKARREENSLKLTILPTEPPPEETQCLKPQAEGATAKLPVPEWESQEQHLLEMFPKCSLSEARSALSIAKGDMEEAVRLILEGDVQLSPTPHNVNHGKSDSPQADQKLKESILEKYMLVDREDDKKTHRPLAPKDPPKKLVRYHGNQVVTTKGERYQLVKKDEAEDMKKTYVSLKPSRKYRFH, encoded by the exons ATGGACCTCCACAAAATCATCCACAGCGCGCTGCATGAATTTATTCAGGCTTACATTCCGGATGCTGATCTCAG CACACTGGACGATGTTCTCCTGTCGTACATCACCGGAGTCCTAGAGGACCTCGGCTCCCAGATGAGTGTTGAGGAGAACTTTGGCGTCGAGGACTTTGTCGAGATGTTGGAAGCTTACATACCTGGCTTTGCCGAAGTTGACAG TGTCAAGGTCTGTGAAATGATGTTCAATCTGGCTTCAAAACTAGCCAGTGCTCGGACCTCAG AACAATTAAAACTGAAGGCTAGGAGGGAAGAGAATTCACTGAAACTCACCATCCTGCCCACTGAGCCGCCTCCAGAAGAAACGCAGTGCCTTAAACCACAGGCAGAGGGCGCCACTGCCAAG CTACCTGTGCCTGAGTGGGAGTCCCAGGAGCAGCACCTGCTAGAGATGTTTCCCAAGTGCAGTCTGTCCGAGGCTCGCAGCGCCCTGTCTATTGCcaaaggagacatggaggaggctGTGCGCCTTATCTTAGAGGGTGATGTCCAACTCAGCCCCACTCCTCATAAT GTAAATCATGGGAAGAGTGATTCCCCACAAGCAGACCAGAAACTTAAAGAGAGCATCCTTGAGAA ATACATGCTGGTGGATCGGGAGGATGATAAGAAAACCCACCGGCCTCTCGCCCCCAAAGAT CCTCCGAAGAAGCTAGTTCGGTACCACGGTAACCAGGTGGTAACCACAAAAGGAGAGCGATATCAGCTGGTGAAGAAAGACGAagcagaggacatgaagaagacGTATGTCAGCCTCAAGCCTTCACGAAAGTATCGATTCCATTGA
- the wnt8b gene encoding protein Wnt-8b: protein MFMHLEVFYYIFILLAHMRPYCCWSVNNFLMTGPKAYLIYSSSVAAGAQSGIEECKYQFAWDRWNCPERALQLSTHSSLRSANRETAFVHAISSAGVMYTLTRNCSLADFDNCGCDDSRNGQRGGHGWLWGGCSDNVGFGEAISKQFVDAMETGQDSRAAMNLHNNEAGRKAVKGTMQKTCKCHGVSGSCTTQTCWLQLPEFREVGNYLKEKYHRALKIDLLRGAGNSAANRGAIAETFNSISRKELVHLEDSPDYCLENRTLGLPGTEGRECLKKGKNLSKWEKRSCKRLCGECGLAVEERKAEIVSSCNCKFHWCCTVKCEQCRKTVTQYFCVKKGGQRGRNESASSRRKNLRLRKKH from the exons ATGTTCATGCATTTGGAGGTtttctattacattttcattcTCCTGGCTCACATGAGGCCATACTGCTGCTG GTCAGTGAATAATTTCTTGATGACTGGACCCAAG GCGTACCTCATCTACTCCAGCAGTGTGGCAGCAGGAGCTCAGAGTGGCATAGAGGAGTGCAAATACCAGTTTGCATGGGACCGCTGGAACTGCCCCGAGAGAGCCCTGCAGCTGTCCACACACAGCAGCCTGCGCAGCG CAAATCGGGAGACTGCGTTCGTTCACGCCATCAGCTCCGCTGGAGTCATGTACACTTTAACCAGGAACTGCAGTCTGGCAGACTTTGACAACTGTGGCTGTGATGACAGCAGGAACGGACAACGAG GTGGTCATGGTTGGCTCTGGGGAGGCTGCAGCGACAACGTTGGCTTTGGCGAGGCCATCTCCAAACAGTTTGTCGACGCGATGGAGACTGGACAGGATTCACGAGCGGCCATGAATCTCCACAATAACGAGGCCGGGCGCAAG GCTGTGAAGGGGACCATGCAGAAGACATGCAAGTGCCACGGGGTGTCAGGAAGCTGCACCACTCAGACCTGTTGGCTGCAGCTGCCAGAATTCAGGGAAGTGGGGAACTACTTGAAGGAGAAGTACCACAGGGCTCTAAAGATAGATCTCCTCCGAGGAGCGGGGAACAGCGCGGCCAACCGGGGGGCCATCGCAGAGACCTTTAACTCCATCTCTCGCAAGGAGCTGGTCCACCTCGAAGACTCCCCCGATTACTGCCTGGAAAACCGCACACTGGGCTTGCCTGGCACAGAGGGCCGAGAGTGCCTCAAGAAGGGCAAGAACTTGAGCAAATGGGAGAAGCGAAGCTGCAAGCGGCTCTGCGGGGAGTGCGGGCTGGCTGTGGAGGAACGCAAAGCTGAGATAGTGTCGAGCTGTAATTGTAAATTCCACTGGTGCTGCACGGTTAAGTGTGAGCAGTGCAGGAAGACAGTGACTCAGTACTTTTGTGTAAAGaaaggaggccagagaggaagaAATGAGAGTGCCAGTAGCCGAAGGAAGAACCTCAGACTGAGGAAGAAGCACTGA
- the hif1an gene encoding hypoxia-inducible factor 1-alpha inhibitor: MAATTVAEADPAASEGGTGFTGVQNWDWDESQLRKYSFPTQPIPRLSHTDPRAEMLINNEEPVILTDTNLVYPALKWDVAYLQENIGNGDFSVYTAQKHKFLYYDEKKMANFENFVPKSQRMEMKFSEFVDKMHLTEEMRGEERVYLQQTLNDTVGKKIVVDFLGFNWNWINKQQAKRNWGQLTSNLLLIGMEGNVTPAHYDEQQNFFAQIKGHKRCILFPPDQFECLYPYPVHHPCDRQSQVDFDNPDYEKFPNFKNIVGYETVVGPGDVLYIPMYWWHHIESLLNGGVTITVNFWYKGASTPKKIEYPLRAHQKVAIMRNIEKMLGEALGDPHEVGPLLKTMIKGRYEQDLS; the protein is encoded by the exons ATGGCGGCGACGACCGTTGCGGAGGCTGATCCCGCGGCGAGCGAAGGCGGCACTGGTTTCACTGGCGTCCAGAACTGGGACTGGGATGAGTCTCAGCTAAGGAAATATTCCTTCCCAACGCAGCCCATTCCCAGACTGTCTCACACGGACCCCAGAGCAGAGATGCTGATAAACAACGAG GAACCTGTGATTTTAACAGACACAAACCTTGTGTATCCAGCTCTTAAATGGGATGTTGCatacctccaggagaacattgGGAATGGAGACTTCTCTGTTTACACTGCACAAAAGCACAAATTCCTCTACTATGATGAGAAAAAAATGGCTAATTTTGAGAACTTTGTCCCCAAATCGCAACGAATGGAAATGAAATTCTCTGAATTTGTGGATAAAATGCATTTAACGGaagaaatgagaggagaggagag GGTATATCTGCAGCAGACCCTGAATGACACGGTAGGGAAGAAGATTGTTGTTGACTTCCTTGGTTTCAACTGGAACTGGATCAACAAGCAGCAAGCCAAGAGGAACTGGGGACAACTGACATCCAACCTGCTGCTGATCGGCATGGAGG GCAACGTGACTCCAGCACATTACGACGAGCAGCAGAACTTCTTCGCACAAATTAAAGGCCATAAGAGATGCATCCTCTTTCCTCCCGACCAGTTTGAGTGTCTCTATCCATATCCTGTGCACCACCCCTGTGACCGACAGAGCCAA GTTGATTTTGATAACCCTGATTATGAGAAGTTTCccaattttaaaaatatagttGGTTATGAGACTGTTGTGGGCCCAGGAGATGTGCTCTACATCCCGATGTATTG GTGGCATCACATTGAATCACTGTTAAACGGTGGAGTGACGATCACTGTAAACTTCTGGTACAAA GGTGCCTCCACACCCAAGAAGATAGAGTACCCGCTGCGTGCTCATCAGAAGGTGGCCATCATGAGAAATATTGAGAAAATGCTGGGAGAAGCACTAGGAGACCCACATGAG GTTGGACCTCTACTGAAAACCATGATCAAGGGGCGATATGAGCAGGATCTCAGTTAG